A window of the Phaseolus vulgaris cultivar G19833 chromosome 5, P. vulgaris v2.0, whole genome shotgun sequence genome harbors these coding sequences:
- the LOC137836008 gene encoding probable polygalacturonase At1g80170, with the protein MKNLRYCFSWAFIIIFIHVNVLVTPYLTGAEGFDSVIQHPRSRWRRSRTRTKWVLYVDDYGAKGDGFHNDTEAFLGAWGIACSLAGIINLVFPFGKTFLVHPVDIGGPCRSKITLVISGTIVAPQDPAVWLGLNQRKWLYFHGVNHLTVDGGGSINGMGEEWWARSCKINTKNPCHPAPTALTFHKCKDLTIRNLMLINSQQMHLSFTNCMRVLASHLKVLAPAFSPNTDGIHISATKGVQVRDTVIRTGDDCISIVRNSSRVWIRNISCGPGHGISIGSLGKSKKWETVQNVIVDGAYLYNTDNGVRIKTWQGGTGFASKITFQNILMENVSNPILIDQYYCDSQHPCENQTSAVRVENISFIDIQGTSATDEAIKFACSDVSPCEGLYLENIFLVSCFGGNTSSFCWQAHGSARGFLYPPPTCFSTSDDFIRQNVLVESNPVIHSI; encoded by the exons ATGAAGAACCTCAGATATTGTTTCAGTTGGGCATTTATTATTATCTTCATTCATGTAAATGTACTTGTCACTCCATATCTCACTGGTGCAGAAGGGTTTGATTCTGTGATCCAGCACCCACGTTCCAGGTGGAGAAGAAGCAGAACTAGAACCAAATGGGTTCTTTATGTCGATGATTATGGTGCAAAAGGAGATGGCTTTCACAATGACACCGAG GCCTTCCTGGGGGCTTGGGGAATCGCTTGTTCTCTTGCTGGAATTATAAATCTTGTTTTTCCATTTGGGAAAACTTTTCTTGTTCATCCAGTTGACATTGGTGGGCCTTGTCGATCTAAGATTACTTTGGTG ATATCAGGTACAATAGTTGCACCGCAAGATCCTGCTGTGTGGCTTGGTTTAAACCAGCGCAAATGGCTTTACTTCCATGgggtgaatcacctcactgttGATGGTGGAGGGAGTATCAATGGAATGGGAGAGGAATGGTGGGCCAGATCATGCAAGATCAACACCAAAAAT CCATGTCATCCTGCTCCAACG GCTCTGACTTTTCATAAATGCAAGGATCTAACAATCAGAAATCTTATGCTGATAAATAGCCAACAAATGCACTTGTCATTCACTAACTGTATGAGGGTTCTTGCCTCCCATCTCAAAGTATTAGCACCTGCTTTCAGCCCTAATACTGATGGAATCCATATCAGTGCAACAAAGGGGGTTCAGGTCAGGGATACTGTAATTAGAACAG gTGATGACTGCATTTCAATAGTCAGAAATTCTTCACGGGTCTGGATCAGAAACATCTCTTGTGGTCCTGGCCATGGCATAAG CATCGGTAGCTTGGGAAAATCAAAGAAATGGGAGACGGTGCAGAATGTAATTGTCGATGGAGCTTATCTTTACAACACAGATAATGGGGTGAGAATCAAAACTTGGCAG GGTGGTACTGGTTTTGCCTCCAAGATCACATTCCAGAATATATTGATGGAAAATGTCTCTAATCCAATACTAATAGATCAATACTACTGTGATTCACAACATCCATGTGAAAACCAG ACTTCGGCTGTGAGAGTGGAGAATATATCCTTCATTGATATACAAGGAACTTCAGCCACCGATGAAGCAATTAAATTTGCATGCAGTGACGTTTCTCCATGTGAAGGACTATatcttgaaaatatttttcttgtatCGTGCTTCGGAGGAAATACTAGCTCTTTCTGCTGGCAAGCTCACGGTTCTGCTCGGGGATTCTTGTATCCTCCTCCCACTTGTTTCTCAACCAGTGATGATTTCATTAGACAAAATGTCTTGGTAGAGTCAAACCCTGTTATTCATTCCATTTGA